A genomic stretch from Vibrio algarum includes:
- a CDS encoding glycosyltransferase family 2 protein, producing MNTSSIRTIRRAKITQKTDANVTLSVIVPFYNEQDVLPKFHRRLTATLDDLLLQSEIIYIDDGSTDKSRSIVESFSLSSSLVRCISLSRNFGKESAMSAGLKYSQGEAIIVIDADLQDPPELIPNLIDKWLEGYDIVNMRRSDRLGESWLKRFSAACFYKLLNSIAKLEVPENVGDFRLLNREVVDHINQLPERNRYMKGIFSWPGFKQTSISFQRDARFCGETKWNYLKLLGLAVDGITSFSIRPLRIATIAGALTALSAFIYGSFIVIKTVFIGDPVSGYPSIMVIQLALGGIQLLCIGLMGEYIGRIFIETKQRPLYLIQSIHEQPTKKQIVKLGHTA from the coding sequence ATGAACACATCTTCGATTCGTACTATCAGGCGAGCCAAAATAACCCAGAAAACAGACGCAAACGTCACGCTATCTGTCATCGTACCATTTTATAACGAGCAAGACGTACTCCCAAAGTTCCACCGCCGTCTGACCGCTACATTAGATGATTTGCTCCTTCAAAGTGAAATTATCTACATTGATGATGGCAGTACAGATAAGAGTCGGAGCATAGTTGAATCTTTTTCACTCAGTTCTAGTTTAGTTCGTTGTATTTCTTTAAGCCGAAATTTTGGTAAGGAATCGGCCATGAGTGCAGGACTAAAGTACAGCCAAGGTGAAGCGATTATTGTGATTGATGCTGATTTACAAGATCCGCCCGAACTCATTCCAAACCTAATCGACAAGTGGCTTGAAGGTTATGACATTGTCAACATGCGGCGCAGCGATCGTTTAGGTGAAAGTTGGTTAAAACGTTTCTCTGCTGCTTGTTTCTATAAACTATTGAACAGTATTGCAAAACTGGAAGTGCCCGAAAACGTAGGTGATTTTCGCTTACTAAACCGAGAAGTTGTCGATCATATCAATCAACTTCCGGAGCGAAATCGCTACATGAAAGGTATTTTTTCATGGCCCGGATTTAAACAGACAAGTATTTCATTCCAACGTGACGCTCGTTTCTGCGGTGAAACCAAATGGAATTATTTAAAACTACTAGGGTTAGCAGTAGATGGAATTACTTCTTTTTCTATTCGGCCATTACGCATAGCAACCATTGCAGGTGCTTTAACCGCTTTGTCCGCTTTCATTTATGGTTCCTTCATCGTTATAAAAACAGTTTTTATTGGTGACCCTGTTTCCGGTTATCCATCGATTATGGTTATTCAACTTGCACTTGGAGGTATTCAATTACTCTGTATCGGGTTAATGGGTGAGTACATTGGGAGAATATTTATCGAAACGAAACAGAGGCCTCTCTACTTGATCCAATCCATTCATGAACAACCAACAAAAAAACAAATCGTAAAACTAGGACACACTGCGTGA
- a CDS encoding response regulator transcription factor, with protein sequence MKRVLLVEDNREIAGMLFDYFESMEMELDYADNGELGLKLAQENDFDIILLDLMLPRMDGLTVCNKLREAGRNTPILMLTALDSRDDQLKGFQHGADDYLTKPFDLDILNARMEALLRRYKGKVASSKLTYGKVTIDQKTHRAFRDDKLLALNPTTYTILELLCLKAPEVVTRNQIAYQLWQEDEPNNDVLRSHIYQLRNQLDKPFETALLITVPKVGFRLESG encoded by the coding sequence ATGAAGAGAGTTTTACTGGTTGAAGATAATCGTGAAATTGCAGGTATGCTTTTTGACTACTTTGAAAGCATGGAGATGGAGCTGGATTATGCCGATAACGGGGAGCTAGGTTTAAAACTTGCTCAGGAGAATGATTTTGACATTATCTTGCTCGATTTAATGCTGCCACGTATGGATGGTTTAACGGTTTGCAATAAACTGCGAGAAGCAGGAAGAAATACACCAATACTTATGCTTACCGCGCTAGATAGTAGAGATGATCAGTTAAAAGGCTTCCAACATGGAGCTGATGATTATCTTACCAAACCATTTGACCTTGATATTTTAAACGCTCGAATGGAAGCACTTTTACGACGCTACAAAGGCAAGGTTGCCAGTAGTAAGCTTACCTACGGAAAGGTGACCATTGACCAAAAAACTCACCGAGCCTTTCGAGACGATAAACTTTTAGCACTTAACCCTACCACCTATACAATTTTAGAGTTGCTCTGTTTAAAAGCACCCGAAGTAGTAACACGCAACCAAATTGCCTACCAACTCTGGCAAGAAGATGAACCTAATAATGATGTATTGCGGAGTCATATCTATCAGCTTAGAAATCAACTAGATAAACCGTTTGAAACGGCGCTCTTGATTACAGTACCTAAGGTTGGCTTTAGGTTGGAGAGTGGATAG